ATCCCTTAAGGCTTCGTCATCCGTGTCGGCCTTGAATGACAATGCCGACAGATTGAATGGGCTTTTGCCGCACAGCACCACCTCAGCCTTCAAGGGAAGCTTTTCCACCCAGGCTGGGAGGCTTCCAGGGCCATATAGAGTGACCCTCTCACGCTCGCCCAACCGCAGGTAGTGCTCGTGCCCATGCCAAGCCAAGGCAAAACGCCCGCCAACATGCAGCGGTAATCGCTCTACTTCCTGCAGCGCGTGCACTACAGCAGCCCAGGTGAGACGTCCGCCTCGTCGTTGATAGATTCCACGCGCAGGCGATTCCAGCCAGCCGCTCGCGATATATCGCGCTACCAGGTTGCTGCTGTAGCCATGAGCCTTCAACCAGCTACTGGATACCAGGTCGCTGTCGCCGAGCCCTGCAAGCAAGGAGTTTAATTTTTTAGACTTTTGCACACTCATAGTGAGCAAAATAGAGCTTTTATAAACCTAAAGCAAGAAGATGGTTTATAGAAACCAAAAAATACTCACCATTAGTGAGCAAAATTTAGTTTTTATAAACCCACACAAGGAACTCTTGAACATTGCTATAGGCGCTCCCTAGGCCCCTTCCATTCCAGCAAGGCCTGTAGCGGATCCAGCTCGCCAACACGTTCACGTGCTTGAGTATGAAGATCAGGGCATGGCGACTCTCGGCCCCAGATCAATCTAGGCCATGGAAAATAATGGATCATATTTGAACCACTAAAA
This DNA window, taken from Stutzerimonas stutzeri, encodes the following:
- a CDS encoding type IV toxin-antitoxin system AbiEi family antitoxin domain-containing protein yields the protein MSVQKSKKLNSLLAGLGDSDLVSSSWLKAHGYSSNLVARYIASGWLESPARGIYQRRGGRLTWAAVVHALQEVERLPLHVGGRFALAWHGHEHYLRLGERERVTLYGPGSLPAWVEKLPLKAEVVLCGKSPFNLSALSFKADTDDEALRDLGLEWVDADGDRGRIVVATPERAILELCDGVSDASLVYEVDALMQGADTFRPQRVSMLLRHCTSIKAKRLFLALAERHQHAWVDHLSLDGVYLGKGKRCLVPGGRLNPTYQITLPADLDEHLG